The proteins below are encoded in one region of Triticum aestivum cultivar Chinese Spring chromosome 1B, IWGSC CS RefSeq v2.1, whole genome shotgun sequence:
- the LOC100037575 gene encoding fasciclin-like arabinogalactan protein 11 codes for MASSRRALILLAVVLAAVPAALSQKTTAPAPEAPETPDAPAAGTTPKAAAAPNVTAVLEKAGQYTKFIRLMASTQQDTQLNAQANDSDTGFTVFAPTDNAFNSLKPGTLNSLSQQDQVTLVQAHIVPTFYSMESFETASNPVRTQASGTDGPCTVNVTATSNSAVNVSTGIVHTTVGTALRATRPLAVYSVDKVLLPMDLFGPKPPASAPPAPGKKPSSAKGAAKAPSGDDEDEEEAPPAGAAAAVGAGWRSLVAVVAAAAAAACLL; via the coding sequence ATGGCGTCGTCCAGGAGAGCGCTCATCCTGCTGGCGGTGGTGCTGGCGGCGGTGCCGGCGGCGCTGAGCCAGAAGACGACGGCCCCGGCGCCCGAGGCGCCCGAGACGCCAGACGCGCCGGCGGCGGGGACGACGCCCAAGGCGGCCGCCGCGCCGAACGTGACGGCGGTGCTGGAGAAGGCCGGGCAGTACACCAAGTTCATCCGGCTGATGGCGTCGACGCAGCAGGACACGCAGCTGAACGCGCAGGCCAACGACTCCGACACGGGCTTCACGGTGTTCGCCCCCACCGACAACGCCTTCAACAGCCTCAAGCCGGGCACCCTCAACTCGCTCTCGCAGCAGGACCAGGTGACGCTCGTGCAGGCCCACATCGTCCCCACCTTCTACTCCATGGAGTCCTTCGAGACCGCCAGCAACCCCGTCCGCACCCAGGCCTCCGGCACCGACGGGCCCTGCACCGTCAACGTCACCGCCACCAGCAACAGCGCCGTCAACGTCTCCACCGGGATCGTCCACACCACCGTCGGCACCGCGCTGCGCGCCACCAGGCCGCTCGCCGTCTACTCCGTCGACAAGGTGCTGCTGCCCATGGACCTCTTCGGCCCCAAGCCGCCGGCCTCCGCGCCCCCGGCCCCCGGCAAGAAGCCCTCGTCGGCCAAGGGGGCAGCCAAGGCGCCCTCgggcgacgacgaggacgaggaggaggccccgcccgccggagccgccgcagccgtcggcgccggctggaggagcctcgtcgccgtggtggccgccgccgccgccgccgcgtgcctCTTGTAA